The Symphalangus syndactylus isolate Jambi chromosome 3, NHGRI_mSymSyn1-v2.1_pri, whole genome shotgun sequence genome has a segment encoding these proteins:
- the LOC129478293 gene encoding olfactory receptor 1J1 produces MSPENQSSVSEFLLLGLPIRPEQQVMFFALFLGMYLTTVLGNLLIILLIRLDSHLHTPMYFFLSHVALTDISFSSVTVPKMLMNMQTQHLAILYKGCISQTYFFIFFADLDSFLITSMAYDRYVAICHPLHYATIMSQSQCVMLVAGSWVMACACALLHTLLLAQLSFCADHIIPHFFCDLGALLKLSCSDTSLNQLAIFTAGLTAIMLPFLCILVSYGHIGVTILQIPSTKGICKALSTCGSHLSVVTIYYGTIIGLYFLPPSSNTNDKNIIASVIYTVVTPMLNPLIYSLRNKDIKRALRKLLSRSGAAAQACNLSTL; encoded by the coding sequence ATGAGCCCTGAGAACCAGAGCAGCGTGTCCGAGTtcctcctcctgggcctccccatCCGGCCAGAGCAGCAGGTCATGTTCTTTGCCCTATTCCTGGGCATGTACCTGACCACAGtgctggggaacctgctcatcatcctgcTCATCCGGCTGGACTCTCACCttcacacccccatgtacttcttcctcagCCACGTGGCCCTCACTGACATCTCCTTTTCATCTGTCACTGTCCCTAAGATGCTGATGAACATGCAGACCCAGCACCTAGCCATCTTGTATAAGGGGTGCATTTCACagacatattttttcatattttttgctgACTTAGACAGTTTCCTTATCACTTCAATGGCATATGACAGGTATGTggccatctgtcaccctctacATTATGCCACCATCATGAGTCAGAGCCAGTGTGTCATGCTGGTGGCTGGGTCCTGGGTCATGGCTTGTGCGTGTGCTCTTTTGCATACCCTCCTCCTGgcccagctttccttttgtgctGACCACATCATCCCTCACTTCTTCTGTGACCTTGGTGCCCTGCTCAAGTTGTCCTGCTCAGATACCTCCCTCAATCAGTTAGCAATCTTTACAGCAGGACTGACAGCCATTATGCTTCCATTCTTGTGCATCCTGGTTTCTTATGGTCACATTggggtcaccatcctccagattCCCTCTACCAAGGGCATATGCAAAGCCTTGTCCACTTGTGGATCCCACCTCTCAGTGGTGACTATCTATTATGGGACAATTATTGGTCTCTATTTTCTTCCCCCATCCAGCAACACCAATGACAAGAACATAATTGCTTCAGTGATATACACAGTAGTCACTCCCATGTTGAACCCATTAATTTACAGCctgagaaataaagacattaaacGAGCCCTAAGAAAACTCTTGAGTAGGTCAGGCGcagcggctcaagcctgtaatctcagcactttg